DNA from Paratractidigestivibacter faecalis:
GGTCGTTATTTTGTACGCTAATGCAAGTGCTGGCTCCAATGGCAGGCTGCCGTCCGCGTGGCCGCTCCTACCACACCGTCATGGGCCAGTCCTGGGCGGCGGCGCAGATGGTGAGGTGGCCGTCGGGCGTGCGGGCCTCGGTGAAGGCGTCATTTGCGGCGGCAGCCCCCACGGCCTCGGCCAGCGTGCGCACGCAGGTGCTCGGGCGGTTGTTCTCTTGCGAGAGGTGCATGGCAACCACGGTCTCCGTGTCCTCGCCCACGAGCTGCGTCAGCGCCTGGGCCGCCTGCGCGTTGGAGAGGTGGCCGCAAGCGCCGCCTACGCGCGCCTTGAGGTAGGCGGGGTAGGGGCCGCTTGCCAGCATGCGCTCGTCGTGGTTGGATTCCAGCGCCAGGATGCGCACGCCGTGGAGCGCCTCCAGGGCCTCTTTGCCCAGGTGGCCGGTGTCGGTGCAGTAGCCCAGGGCGTCGTCTTCAGTCTCAAAGCGGAAGCCCATGGGGTCGGGCACGTCGTGGTAGGTGGGAAAGGCCTGCACGCGCATGCCGGCCACCTCAAAGGCGTCCGAGTGCCCCACCAGCTCAAACGGAAGCTCGGCGAGGTACTTGCGGGCGCCCACGGTGCCCGCCGTGGCAATGAGCCGCCCGTCAAAGTGGTTGCAGAAGACGGAGAGGCCCGCCACGTGGTCGGAGTGGTCGTGCGTGAGCACCACCGCCTGGACGCGGCCCATGTCGACGCCCAGCTCCGCCGCCCGCTGCATGAGGGCGCGGCGAGAAATGCCGCAGTCCACCAGGACCGAACCCTCGGGCCCCTCCACCACGGCGGCGTTTCCCTTGGAGCCGCTGGCAAGGACGTGCAGGTGAATCTGTGGGGTCATGGGGGACTTCCGACCTTTCTGCCCGGCGGGCGCGGTTGCCGTACACTCAAGAGGTGCCCCTTGGGCGGGGCGCGGCCGCGGGGCTGCGCACTTCCTGCCAGGGGCACGCAAACAGGTTACACGTAGGGGAGGACAAGATGCCGAGCGTTTCTAGGCGCTACCCGGCGGGGGGCAGCCGCTTTGAGCGACCGAGCGCCCGCGTTGACCAGGGGCTGCGCGCCCCCGTGGTGCTCATGGTCTCCGGTGGCGCGGACTCCACGGCGCTGCTGGTGCTGGCCGCCACCTCCTCCCTGGACATTGACGACGGCCGTGGCTCCGCCCGCATTGCCCGCGAGCGCCTGCACGTCCTGCACGTCAACCACCAGCTGCGCGGCATTGACGCCGAGGAGGACGAGGAGTTTGTCCGCGGGCTGGCGGACCGCTACGGCATTCCCTGCACCGTCTGCCGCGCGGACGTGGCGGCGCTTGCCGCCCAGACGGACGGCAACGTCGAGAACGCCGGCCGCGAGCTGCGCTACCGCGAGGCAAACCGCCTGGCAAACGCCCTCTCCGCGGAGTTTGGCACGCCCCGCTCCGCCGCGCGCATCCTGACCGCCCACACGGCCGACGACCGCGCGGAGACCTTCTTCATGAATGCCATCCGCGGCACGGGCGCCTCCGGCCTCTCGTCCATTCCGCGGCGGCGCAACCGCATCGTGCGGCCGCTGCTGGACCGCACCCACGAGGACCTCTGCGACCTCCTGCGCATGCGCGGCATCATCTGGCGAGAAGACCAGACCAACTCCGACACCCGCTACCTGCGCTCCTTTGTGCGCCATGAGGTCATGCCCCGTGTGAGGGCCAGGAACCCCCGCGTCACGGCGAGCCTGGCCAACACCTGCGACATCCTCTCGGAGGAGGACGCCTACCTCACCGCGGTCTCTTCCCGCACGCTGCGCGAGCTAACGCGCCGCAGCTCGGAGGGGGTGCTCACGCTAGACGCGGCCCGTCTGGCGGCATGCGAGGTGGCCATTGCCCGTCGTGCGGTGCGCCAGGCCATCCTGCTGGTGTGCCCGGACGCGCGCCTTGAGGCTCGCCACGTGGCCGGGGTCCTCGAGGTGGTCTCTGCGGGGACGGGGTCGCTCACCATCCCCATGGGCGTGGACGCCCGTGTGGAGCACGGCCTGCTCACGCTGAGGGCCCGCGGGGCCGCGCCGGTGCCGGAGTCCGGCTGGCTGGACGTCCCCGGCCGCATGGCGCTGCCGGACGGCCGCGTGGTTGCGGCGCGCCTGCTGCCTGCGCCCGAGGCCACGGACGTCCCCGCGCTGGCCCGAAGCCACGGGCTTGAGTGGGAGGGCCAGTCGGTCCTGCTGGACGCGCAGGCCGCGGGCGTGGACGCCTCCCTGGGCGGCCGCCTCTGGGTGGACGTGCCGCACCCCGGCGACGTCATGTGCCCCCTGGGCATGCACGGGCAGAGCAAGAAGCTCTCGGACCTCATGGGCGAGGCGCACGTCCCGGTGGCGGAGCGGGCGGCCCAGCCCGTGGTGCACACCTCTCCCACCGGCTCGGTGGTGTGGGTGGCGGGCCTTCGCGCGGACGAGCGTATGCGCTGTACCCCGGCAACCAAACAGCTGCTAGAATTAAGAATCCTGCCCGCCTAGCGGACCGGTGTCCGACAGGCGCGGTATCCTAGGCACGCACGGCCGCCCAGGCGGCACGCAGAAACGCAGACCATCCCAGGAAGGGGACCTCATGGAGGCACTGCACCCGGACGTTTCCGAAGTCATTCTGAGCGAGGAGGACATCAAGTCCATCGTCAGCCGCATGGGTGCTGAGATCACGCGTGACTACAAGGACAAGAACCCCCTGCTGGTCACCGTCCTCAAGGGTGCCGTCATCTTCACGGCAGACATCATGCGCGCAATCGACTGCCCGGTGGCCGTGGACTTCATGGCCGTCTCCAGCTACGGCGACGGCGTGAAGAGCTCCGGCGTGGTTCGCATCCTCAAGGACCTGGACGCCAAGATCGAGGGGCGCGACGTCCTCATCGTGGAGGACATCCTCGACTCTGGCATTACGCTGTCCTATCTCATCAAGATGCTCGAGTCCCGCAATCCCAAGTCCGTCAAGGTGGCCGCCTTCCTGGTGAAGGACGTCGAGGGCAAGAAGCCCGCCGTCCACCCGGAGTACGTGGGTACCCACGTGCCCGACGCCTTCATCGTTGGCTATGGCCTGGACTACGCGGAGCGCTACCGCAACCTTCCCTACATCGGAGTGCTCAAGCCTGAGGTCTACAGCTAACAGACACCACGACCCGCTCCGGCGGGTCGTTTGCTTACCTGGGCCTTCCGGCGAGAGGCACTTCTCGCCTGGCGGGCCGTCGCAATCACGTGCAGCAAGGAGCTCCACCAGTGTCAGACAAGAACGACAGCAAGCTTCCCAACATCCCGGGCGGCGAGGGCCCCAAGGACCCGCGCGTCAACGCCATCACGGCCATCCTGCTTCTGGCCGTGCTGGGCTACCTCGTCTTTGGCATGGGATCCAACCCCTTTGCCGCCAGCGGTACGGACACCCTAGCCACCAGCGACTTCGTAGCCGCCGTCAAGGACGACCGCGTGAAGGACGTGACCTTCAAGTACGCCGACGGCAGCCTCACGGGCACCTACTGGGCAAACGGCTCCGACAAGGACTCCTCCTCGGCGCTCAAGAGCTTCAAGAGCGTCTACGTGGGCGCGGACTCCCTGGCGGAGCTCATGGCCGACCACCCCGGCACCACCTACCGCATTGACACCAGCTCCGATGAGGTACTGCAGACGCTGCTCTTCTCGGTGCTGCCCACCGTCATCATGCTGGTGGTCTTCATCTACTTCATGCGCCGCATGGGCAGCCAGAACGGCCAGACCATGTCCTTTGGCAAGACCAAGGCGCTGACAGCCGAGGGCGAGCGCCCCAAGGTCAAGTTCTCTGACGTCGCGGGCATCGACGAGGCCGTGGAGGAGCTCCAGGAGGTTCGCGACTTCCTCTCCGAGCCCGAGCGCTATCGCAAGATGGGCGCCAAGATCCCGCATGGCGTCCTTCTGGTGGGCCCTCCGGGAACGGGCAAGACCCTGCTGGCCAAGGCCGTGGCCGGCGAGGCAGGCGTGCCGTTCTTCTCCATCAGCGGCTCTGACTTTGTGGAGATGTTCGTGGGCGTGGGAGCCTCCCGCGTGCGCGACCTCTTCAAGCAGGCCAAGGAGGCCGCCCCCTGCATCATCTTCATCGACGAGATCGACGCCGTGGGACGCCAGCGCGGGGCCGGCCTGGGCGGCGGCCACGACGAGCGCGAGCAGACGCTTAACCAGCTGC
Protein-coding regions in this window:
- the hpt gene encoding hypoxanthine phosphoribosyltransferase gives rise to the protein MEALHPDVSEVILSEEDIKSIVSRMGAEITRDYKDKNPLLVTVLKGAVIFTADIMRAIDCPVAVDFMAVSSYGDGVKSSGVVRILKDLDAKIEGRDVLIVEDILDSGITLSYLIKMLESRNPKSVKVAAFLVKDVEGKKPAVHPEYVGTHVPDAFIVGYGLDYAERYRNLPYIGVLKPEVYS
- a CDS encoding MBL fold metallo-hydrolase translates to MTPQIHLHVLASGSKGNAAVVEGPEGSVLVDCGISRRALMQRAAELGVDMGRVQAVVLTHDHSDHVAGLSVFCNHFDGRLIATAGTVGARKYLAELPFELVGHSDAFEVAGMRVQAFPTYHDVPDPMGFRFETEDDALGYCTDTGHLGKEALEALHGVRILALESNHDERMLASGPYPAYLKARVGGACGHLSNAQAAQALTQLVGEDTETVVAMHLSQENNRPSTCVRTLAEAVGAAAANDAFTEARTPDGHLTICAAAQDWPMTVW
- the tilS gene encoding tRNA lysidine(34) synthetase TilS — translated: MPSVSRRYPAGGSRFERPSARVDQGLRAPVVLMVSGGADSTALLVLAATSSLDIDDGRGSARIARERLHVLHVNHQLRGIDAEEDEEFVRGLADRYGIPCTVCRADVAALAAQTDGNVENAGRELRYREANRLANALSAEFGTPRSAARILTAHTADDRAETFFMNAIRGTGASGLSSIPRRRNRIVRPLLDRTHEDLCDLLRMRGIIWREDQTNSDTRYLRSFVRHEVMPRVRARNPRVTASLANTCDILSEEDAYLTAVSSRTLRELTRRSSEGVLTLDAARLAACEVAIARRAVRQAILLVCPDARLEARHVAGVLEVVSAGTGSLTIPMGVDARVEHGLLTLRARGAAPVPESGWLDVPGRMALPDGRVVAARLLPAPEATDVPALARSHGLEWEGQSVLLDAQAAGVDASLGGRLWVDVPHPGDVMCPLGMHGQSKKLSDLMGEAHVPVAERAAQPVVHTSPTGSVVWVAGLRADERMRCTPATKQLLELRILPA